A region from the Aegilops tauschii subsp. strangulata cultivar AL8/78 chromosome 5, Aet v6.0, whole genome shotgun sequence genome encodes:
- the LOC109785710 gene encoding non-specific lipid-transfer protein → MARAQVMLMAVALVLMLAAVPRAAVAIDCGHVDSLVRPCLSYVQGGPSPSGQCCGGVQSLHNQAQSKSDRQAACNCLKGIARGIHNLNEDNARSLAPKCGVNLPYHISLDIDCNSV, encoded by the exons ATGGCCCGCGCTCAGGTAATGCTCATGGCCGTCGCCTTGGTGCTGATGCTCGCGGCGGTCCCGCGCGCTGCCGTGGCCATCGACTGCGGCCACGTTGACAGCTTGGTGAGACCCTGCCTGAGCTACGTTCAGGGCGGCCCCAGCCCGTCTGGGCAGTGCTGCGGCGGCGTCCAGAGCCTCCATAACCAGGCGCAATCCAAGAGCGATCGCCAAGCCGCTTGCAACTGCCTCAAGGGGATCGCTCGTGGCATCCACAATCTCAACGAGGACAACGCCCGCAGCCTCGCCCCCAAGTGCGGTGTCAACCTCCCATACCACATCAGTCTCGACATCGACTGCAACAG TGTGTAA